One genomic window of Candidatus Nanohalobium constans includes the following:
- the gatD gene encoding Glu-tRNA(Gln) amidotransferase subunit GatD has product MYSENIQQLLENKNIETGDRIQVNGRKGRLMPKPGTGDPEILNLKLDSGYNIGLEPEEIELIEKNEDSGELDIDLKHSENKPNILVLHTGGTIASRVSYEEGGVKPAFDPEDLVQMYPELAEEVNLHSEVVAQMLSEDMEPGHWQDIAETIDEVKDDYDGIILGHGTDTMSWTGAGLSLMLQNLDTGVMIVGSQRSSDRPSTDAKMNMYCASRFLTETDFTGFGVCMHETSSDDTCNILPPQKVRKMHTSKRDAFKPINAEKLGSVNYQTGRIETNFDQDDEEYEKNTELDEEVGVLKVRPGMKPKEIEFLIEQDYSGVVIEGTGLGHMPVNAFDEKTQHHEDILEKLEKLSEDTVVVLASQCLDGRTDMNVYDAGIKIQDAGVIESQDMHPELAYVKLMWSLGQTDSMEDAKEVFQENVNGEISDRSMYEG; this is encoded by the coding sequence ATGTATTCTGAAAACATCCAGCAACTCCTCGAAAACAAAAACATAGAAACAGGAGACCGCATCCAGGTAAACGGCAGAAAAGGCAGACTGATGCCCAAACCCGGAACAGGCGACCCAGAAATCCTGAATCTAAAACTGGACTCAGGATACAACATAGGTCTAGAACCAGAAGAAATAGAACTGATAGAAAAAAACGAAGATTCTGGAGAATTAGATATCGACCTAAAACACTCAGAGAACAAACCAAATATACTAGTACTACACACAGGAGGTACAATCGCCTCAAGAGTTTCTTATGAGGAAGGAGGAGTCAAGCCGGCTTTCGACCCAGAAGACCTTGTTCAGATGTATCCGGAACTGGCAGAGGAAGTAAATCTTCATTCTGAAGTCGTCGCACAGATGCTTTCAGAAGATATGGAGCCAGGTCACTGGCAAGATATCGCAGAAACAATTGACGAAGTCAAAGACGATTATGACGGAATTATCCTAGGTCACGGAACCGACACTATGAGCTGGACAGGAGCAGGACTCAGCCTGATGCTTCAGAATCTGGATACAGGAGTAATGATAGTAGGTTCACAGAGATCATCCGACCGGCCAAGCACAGACGCCAAAATGAACATGTACTGTGCATCCAGATTCCTGACAGAAACAGATTTCACAGGATTCGGAGTCTGCATGCATGAAACCAGTAGCGACGACACATGCAACATCCTACCACCGCAGAAAGTCCGAAAAATGCATACTTCAAAGAGAGACGCTTTTAAGCCGATAAATGCGGAGAAATTAGGCTCAGTAAACTACCAGACCGGAAGAATAGAGACTAATTTCGATCAAGACGATGAAGAATACGAGAAAAATACAGAATTAGATGAGGAAGTCGGAGTACTGAAAGTAAGACCAGGCATGAAGCCCAAAGAGATAGAGTTCCTGATTGAACAAGATTACAGCGGAGTTGTCATCGAAGGAACCGGGCTGGGGCATATGCCAGTCAATGCTTTCGACGAAAAGACTCAGCACCACGAAGACATACTAGAAAAACTAGAAAAATTATCAGAAGATACAGTAGTGGTTCTAGCATCACAATGCCTAGACGGTAGGACAGACATGAATGTATACGATGCAGGAATAAAAATCCAGGACGCAGGAGTAATTGAATCACAGGATATGCATCCTGAACTGGCCTATGTCAAACTGATGTGGTCTTTAGGCCAGACAGATAGCATGGAAGACGCTAAAGAAGTTTTCCAAGAGAATGTTAATGGAGAGATTAGTGATAGAAGTATGTACGAGGGATGA
- a CDS encoding DUF192 domain-containing protein, which produces MKDFNPFKILPLILTAQIAVAFVLGGGTQVHFPDSSTSLDVEIADTPQEREKGLMYREKLPIEQGMLFVFPEEDDRGFWMKNTLIPLDIIFVDSEGKIINIEEAVPEPNTSDENLKTYRSDAPAKYVIETNSSFVERENVEEGDRVVIPDRFN; this is translated from the coding sequence ATGAAAGACTTCAACCCCTTCAAGATCCTCCCACTAATCCTGACGGCACAGATAGCAGTTGCATTTGTACTGGGAGGAGGAACACAGGTACACTTTCCAGACTCATCAACCTCTCTAGATGTGGAAATAGCTGATACACCACAGGAAAGAGAAAAAGGATTGATGTACAGAGAAAAACTTCCGATAGAACAAGGAATGCTATTCGTATTCCCAGAAGAAGATGACAGAGGATTCTGGATGAAAAACACATTGATACCTCTCGACATAATCTTTGTAGACTCTGAAGGCAAGATAATCAACATAGAGGAAGCAGTTCCAGAGCCAAATACCTCTGATGAGAACCTGAAGACTTACAGAAGCGACGCTCCAGCAAAATATGTGATAGAAACGAATTCAAGTTTTGTAGAAAGAGAAAATGTAGAAGAAGGTGACAGGGTTGTAATCCCTGACCGTTTTAATTGA
- a CDS encoding mechanosensitive ion channel family protein: MVLDQAIRFLVFDLGIKLTKTALFLGFAALGIRFASDILRSIASRKYSEPVVVELIADACKFFMWFWAILISLSILGFSGIATSMGTASGFVALGVAFALKNVISDTVAGAYLAQDPDFNSGDRVEVDGNEGVIEDVGLRKTRLRLENGDLRVINNSDAEKKWTLKSN; encoded by the coding sequence ATGGTCCTAGATCAAGCAATAAGGTTTCTAGTATTTGATTTAGGAATCAAACTAACCAAAACGGCTTTATTCTTGGGTTTCGCAGCTTTAGGCATCAGATTTGCCTCAGACATCCTCAGAAGTATTGCCAGCCGCAAGTACTCCGAGCCTGTAGTAGTTGAACTAATAGCTGATGCCTGCAAGTTTTTCATGTGGTTCTGGGCGATTCTAATCTCGCTTAGCATCTTAGGTTTCTCAGGTATCGCGACCTCCATGGGAACAGCCTCAGGTTTTGTAGCACTAGGAGTAGCTTTCGCCCTGAAAAATGTGATATCTGACACAGTAGCAGGAGCATACCTTGCTCAAGACCCGGACTTTAACTCAGGAGACAGAGTAGAAGTCGATGGAAATGAAGGAGTTATCGAAGATGTCGGTCTGAGAAAAACTCGCTTAAGACTGGAAAACGGCGATTTAAGGGTCATCAACAACTCTGATGCCGAGAAGAAGTGGACTTTGAAGTCGAATTAG
- a CDS encoding endonuclease III domain-containing protein — protein sequence MQIDNSEERIRNIHQDLLEVYGEQDWHDDKDGVRQLLVTILSQNVADENTARAAENLFKDFKNYEEIENASVDELADSINPAGLPQTKAQRIQRTLKALREHGDKEDYSVEFLGDMEDSDAQDWLEEIKGIGPKTASVLLNFHFDADVMPVDTHVERIAKRFRLIPFSASNGKAHELLNEAVPHDIKNSFHMLIIEHGKNNCSARNPTCEETKLKRYCSRYELVENGDLTPEEYPPEEME from the coding sequence ATGCAAATCGACAACTCAGAGGAACGCATCAGAAACATACATCAGGATCTACTCGAAGTATACGGAGAACAAGACTGGCACGACGACAAAGACGGAGTCAGACAGCTACTCGTTACAATACTATCACAGAATGTAGCGGACGAAAACACGGCACGAGCAGCAGAAAACCTGTTCAAGGACTTCAAAAACTATGAGGAAATAGAAAACGCATCAGTAGACGAACTAGCCGATTCAATCAATCCCGCAGGACTACCACAAACCAAAGCACAGAGAATCCAGAGAACCCTGAAAGCGCTAAGAGAACATGGAGACAAAGAGGATTACTCAGTGGAGTTCCTCGGCGATATGGAAGATTCAGATGCTCAGGACTGGCTTGAAGAGATTAAAGGCATCGGGCCGAAAACAGCATCAGTACTACTCAACTTCCACTTCGACGCAGATGTAATGCCGGTCGATACACATGTAGAAAGAATCGCCAAAAGATTCCGTTTGATTCCTTTCTCAGCATCAAACGGAAAAGCCCATGAACTACTGAACGAGGCAGTGCCACATGATATCAAGAACAGCTTCCACATGCTGATAATCGAACATGGGAAAAACAACTGCTCCGCCAGAAACCCGACATGCGAAGAAACAAAGCTGAAGAGGTACTGTTCGAGATACGAACTGGTGGAAAACGGCGACTTAACACCTGAAGAATATCCTCCGGAGGAGATGGAATAA
- a CDS encoding MBL fold metallo-hydrolase yields the protein MKVHTIGGYEEIGKNMTAVEVDGEVVVFDMGYDMENVVGSDEQIDELTTNQTLETGAIPKDEQIYEKNVVAIVIGHGHLDHVGAIPKLAGAYDAPIICTPFTEKIIENGLESDRKNINNQIISMEPGEEFDISGKMELEFLHVNHSIPDATLSLLKTPDGNVIYGNDMKFDRRPVIGENTDIDRLKEVGEEGIELMIPGTTSVDEDGRVPPEESVKVELENVLNASYEAGGAVVITTFSSQIARLNSILEANDGRRKVAFVGRSLKEYTKGAEECGLIDLSQVEVVSYFDECEDLMRKVDGEREEWLVVATGNQGEPGAQMDKIASGTYPFDFEKGDHVIFSSRTIPTPPNKANRYKLEKKLSEQGVRLYKNIHTSGHAKKEDHRDFITFLDPDHIIPSHGHLGKLGSYVELAREEGYSLGEDVHLSENGKVIELN from the coding sequence ATGAAAGTACACACAATTGGAGGCTACGAAGAGATCGGCAAGAACATGACCGCCGTCGAAGTTGACGGAGAGGTCGTCGTATTCGATATGGGATACGACATGGAAAATGTTGTCGGCTCTGACGAGCAAATCGACGAACTTACAACAAATCAAACCCTAGAAACAGGAGCAATCCCTAAAGACGAACAAATCTACGAGAAGAATGTCGTGGCAATCGTTATCGGCCACGGACACCTTGACCATGTAGGAGCAATTCCAAAATTGGCAGGAGCATACGACGCACCGATTATATGCACACCGTTCACGGAGAAGATTATCGAGAACGGCTTAGAGAGCGACAGGAAGAACATCAACAATCAGATCATCTCCATGGAGCCAGGAGAAGAGTTTGACATCTCAGGCAAGATGGAGCTAGAGTTCCTGCATGTCAACCACAGCATCCCAGACGCAACACTCTCACTTCTCAAGACTCCGGACGGAAATGTCATCTACGGAAACGACATGAAGTTCGACAGAAGACCGGTAATCGGAGAGAACACTGATATCGACCGACTGAAAGAAGTTGGCGAAGAAGGAATAGAACTGATGATCCCAGGAACAACTTCCGTCGACGAAGACGGAAGAGTACCGCCTGAAGAATCAGTCAAGGTTGAACTGGAAAATGTTCTGAACGCTTCATACGAAGCAGGAGGAGCAGTAGTCATCACAACATTCTCCAGCCAGATCGCACGACTCAACTCCATCCTTGAAGCAAACGATGGAAGAAGAAAAGTCGCATTCGTAGGAAGAAGCCTGAAAGAGTACACCAAAGGCGCAGAAGAATGCGGACTGATCGATCTTTCACAGGTTGAAGTAGTTTCATACTTCGATGAATGTGAAGACTTGATGAGAAAAGTTGATGGTGAAAGAGAGGAATGGCTTGTAGTTGCTACAGGTAACCAGGGAGAGCCTGGAGCACAGATGGACAAGATTGCATCCGGAACATACCCATTCGACTTCGAGAAAGGAGATCACGTAATCTTCTCCTCCAGAACAATCCCAACGCCGCCAAACAAGGCAAACAGGTACAAACTGGAGAAGAAACTCTCCGAACAAGGCGTAAGACTTTACAAGAACATCCACACATCTGGACACGCCAAGAAAGAAGATCACAGAGACTTCATTACCTTCCTAGATCCAGATCACATTATTCCAAGCCACGGTCATCTTGGCAAACTTGGAAGCTATGTAGAACTGGCTCGTGAGGAAGGATACAGCCTAGGAGAAGATGTACACTTGTCAGAGAACGGCAAGGTCATCGAACTCAATTAA
- a CDS encoding glutamate--tRNA ligase — protein MEIEEVARKYALRNAVEHGGECNPGAVIGKIFAEEEFENKGEVQQKAQQVCQEVNELSLEEQEDELESYEFKEQEEEEHDPVPDLEGAEDGEVVLRFAPNPNAPPHIGHARGMVINGELKEKYDGKLILRFDDTDPQTKRPLKTEEYDAYQMQQEDFEWLGYEIDEVRKCSENFDTYIEYAEELIEMGKAYVCQCSQEEGQKYRKEGESCPHRDQSAEENMDLWEEMRNGGLGEGDAVLKIKTDMQHKNPAIRDFVAFRIIEDADHPVTGDEYRVWPMLDFQGAIEDHEMGTTHIFRGKELRASAERQKFIYEYFGWEYPRVNHWGQVQISGFDAPVSGSKLGEMVENGGLDGWDDPRAPTLRALRRRGFQPEAIRNFFVDMGVTENDVEASVESLEKENTRVIDASTERRFLVRDPVELEVEGIPEDVEVGIPRHPEEEMGERTFELERENGKITVLVEEDDLEDGFIRLKGLCNIRVEDGKGEFVEGDHKVALEKDGDIIHWAPENADTSEVYMPDGSVIEGRIEPSNYKVDELYQFERFGFVRCDEENVFYYGHQ, from the coding sequence ATGGAAATCGAAGAGGTAGCTCGAAAATACGCACTTAGAAATGCTGTAGAACACGGCGGAGAATGCAACCCTGGCGCAGTAATCGGAAAAATATTCGCAGAAGAAGAATTCGAAAACAAAGGCGAAGTACAGCAAAAAGCACAGCAGGTCTGCCAAGAAGTCAACGAGCTATCACTAGAAGAACAGGAAGACGAACTGGAAAGCTACGAATTCAAGGAACAGGAAGAAGAGGAACACGACCCAGTACCAGATCTAGAAGGCGCAGAAGACGGAGAGGTAGTTCTCAGGTTCGCACCGAACCCTAATGCACCACCCCATATCGGTCACGCCCGTGGAATGGTTATCAATGGCGAACTAAAGGAGAAATACGATGGAAAACTGATCCTCAGGTTCGACGATACAGATCCACAGACCAAGAGACCGCTAAAAACAGAAGAATACGACGCGTACCAGATGCAGCAAGAAGACTTTGAATGGCTCGGCTATGAGATTGACGAGGTCAGGAAATGCTCGGAAAACTTCGACACATACATCGAATACGCTGAAGAATTAATCGAAATGGGGAAGGCCTATGTTTGTCAGTGCAGCCAGGAAGAAGGCCAGAAATACAGGAAAGAAGGAGAATCATGTCCTCACAGAGATCAGAGCGCTGAGGAAAACATGGATCTCTGGGAAGAAATGCGTAATGGCGGTCTAGGTGAAGGTGATGCTGTTCTCAAGATTAAAACTGATATGCAGCATAAAAATCCTGCTATCAGAGATTTTGTGGCATTTAGGATAATTGAAGACGCAGATCACCCGGTTACAGGCGATGAGTATCGTGTCTGGCCGATGCTTGACTTCCAGGGTGCGATTGAAGATCATGAGATGGGAACAACCCATATTTTTCGGGGTAAGGAGCTTCGAGCCTCTGCAGAAAGACAGAAGTTCATCTATGAATACTTTGGTTGGGAGTATCCTAGAGTCAATCACTGGGGTCAGGTTCAGATCTCCGGCTTTGATGCACCTGTCAGCGGATCCAAGCTAGGAGAGATGGTAGAGAATGGAGGGCTTGATGGCTGGGATGATCCAAGAGCACCAACCCTTCGAGCTCTCAGACGGAGAGGTTTCCAGCCTGAAGCGATTAGGAACTTCTTTGTGGATATGGGAGTAACTGAGAACGATGTTGAGGCCTCAGTAGAGAGCTTGGAGAAGGAAAATACGCGAGTAATTGATGCCAGTACTGAGAGAAGGTTCCTGGTTCGAGATCCTGTCGAATTAGAAGTTGAAGGAATTCCGGAAGATGTTGAAGTGGGTATTCCAAGGCATCCGGAAGAGGAGATGGGAGAGAGAACCTTCGAGCTCGAAAGAGAGAACGGAAAGATCACTGTTTTAGTTGAAGAAGATGACCTAGAAGACGGGTTTATCCGTTTGAAAGGACTGTGCAATATCCGAGTAGAAGATGGTAAAGGAGAGTTTGTTGAAGGAGACCATAAAGTCGCTCTAGAAAAGGATGGCGATATCATTCACTGGGCTCCAGAAAACGCTGATACATCGGAGGTCTACATGCCTGATGGAAGTGTTATTGAAGGTAGAATTGAGCCATCTAACTATAAAGTGGATGAGCTGTACCAGTTTGAGCGTTTTGGATTTGTCAGGTGTGATGAGGAGAATGTTTTCTATTACGGACATCAGTGA
- a CDS encoding sensor domain-containing protein, with product MKNKLKNVFVPNMLRGHAVLLSSFITGNIYFLIAVSGFSAALGLVAGIITAPIGVLAGAATLYVIRKASNMELSILEKEAKRHDIELNMIPSIEGGDLLETSKELYLDTKSWKALLISLAKFPVGMASLILITTYISLSTALVLSPLLYRTIDFQVYGTTLTTPPELTAAVIAGLTIYIVGVNITEKASKLYLKLNSMI from the coding sequence ATGAAAAATAAATTAAAGAACGTATTTGTTCCCAATATGCTGCGTGGTCACGCAGTTCTTCTTTCATCTTTTATCACTGGCAACATCTACTTTTTGATCGCTGTCTCAGGTTTCTCCGCAGCTCTAGGTCTCGTAGCTGGAATAATTACAGCCCCGATAGGAGTTTTAGCAGGCGCTGCCACATTGTATGTGATCAGAAAAGCTTCAAACATGGAGCTCAGTATCCTGGAAAAGGAGGCAAAACGCCACGACATTGAACTAAATATGATTCCATCGATTGAGGGTGGCGATTTGCTGGAGACAAGCAAGGAACTGTACCTAGATACTAAGTCCTGGAAAGCACTCTTGATCTCACTGGCAAAATTCCCTGTAGGAATGGCGTCCCTAATTCTAATCACGACCTATATCTCACTCAGCACAGCACTCGTACTCTCACCACTGCTGTACAGGACCATCGACTTCCAAGTCTACGGAACCACATTGACAACACCACCAGAACTTACAGCAGCAGTTATCGCAGGACTGACAATCTACATAGTAGGAGTCAACATTACAGAGAAAGCCTCAAAGCTCTACCTGAAACTGAACTCCATGATCTAA
- a CDS encoding AAA family ATPase has product MTEIYGVTGMPLSGKTTVAEMLEDEGFAVLDMGEVVRIEMKEREIPTEQTGEFVNKMRELHGMDAIAQLSVPYLEEILEEKDKVVITGMRSWNEKQRFEEETGEEIDIIAVWTSRETRKERRKERQREEDQVGDEFHERDLREIENGVGKLMALSDKMIKNENINMSKLEEKVNDIVD; this is encoded by the coding sequence GTGACAGAAATATATGGCGTGACCGGGATGCCTCTCTCAGGAAAGACAACTGTCGCAGAGATGCTTGAAGACGAAGGATTTGCCGTACTGGACATGGGAGAAGTAGTAAGAATCGAAATGAAGGAAAGAGAGATACCAACCGAGCAAACAGGAGAATTCGTCAACAAGATGCGAGAACTCCACGGAATGGACGCAATAGCCCAGTTAAGCGTTCCATACCTAGAAGAAATACTGGAAGAAAAAGACAAAGTCGTCATAACAGGAATGAGAAGCTGGAACGAAAAACAAAGATTCGAAGAAGAAACAGGAGAAGAAATAGATATCATCGCAGTCTGGACCTCAAGAGAAACACGCAAAGAAAGAAGAAAAGAAAGACAGAGAGAAGAAGACCAGGTCGGAGACGAATTCCACGAAAGAGACCTCCGAGAAATCGAAAACGGAGTTGGAAAACTGATGGCACTGAGTGATAAAATGATTAAAAATGAAAACATCAACATGAGCAAACTTGAAGAAAAGGTGAACGACATTGTCGACTAG
- a CDS encoding cryptochrome/photolyase family protein produces the protein MASIILPNQLFPEPVEEDKKYLVEHSRYFTDFKFHRKKLVLHRASMKVYNEELDGEYIGYDQDLAKIFKKEDRIRMYDPVDHKVRNQIEALAEKHDAELIFEETPGFMASMEFNGEYFESHEYFQLNYYKQMRKKHNVLVDEDGKPEGGKWSFDPENREKMPEDIDKPEIPQFSSQHVEEAKEYIQDNFPDNPGKIEDFFWPVTREQALENLEDFLENRLENFGDYQDAIDSDLKFGFHSLLSSSINIGLITSEEVVEKTLESHEKHDYPMNSLEGFLRQIIGWREFIRAMYELEPEMSEVNFWDADNELPEEFYTGETGLPPVDDSIQHALDDAYCHHIERLMVLGNVMLLLEVDPDEVYDWFMEMFIDSYDWVMVPNIYGMSQYAYENMMTKPYISSSNYINKMSHYTGGKWENHWDGLYWNFISKHEEKISDIHRMSFMTSTLNRMNEETVEEHLENAENFRSNLSS, from the coding sequence ATGGCTTCTATCATTCTCCCAAACCAGCTCTTCCCCGAACCAGTGGAAGAAGACAAAAAGTACTTGGTGGAACACTCACGCTACTTCACAGACTTCAAGTTCCACAGGAAGAAACTAGTACTACATAGAGCCTCTATGAAGGTCTATAATGAAGAATTAGATGGAGAGTATATAGGATACGATCAGGACTTAGCTAAGATATTCAAAAAAGAAGACCGGATCCGGATGTACGACCCGGTAGACCACAAAGTCCGGAACCAGATTGAGGCACTGGCAGAAAAACATGATGCAGAACTAATTTTTGAGGAAACTCCGGGTTTCATGGCTTCGATGGAGTTCAACGGAGAATACTTTGAGAGCCACGAATACTTCCAGCTAAACTACTACAAACAGATGCGGAAGAAACATAATGTACTCGTCGACGAAGACGGCAAACCTGAAGGCGGAAAATGGAGCTTCGATCCGGAAAACAGGGAGAAAATGCCAGAAGACATCGACAAACCAGAGATACCACAGTTTTCATCCCAGCATGTAGAAGAGGCCAAAGAGTACATTCAAGATAACTTCCCGGACAATCCCGGGAAAATTGAGGACTTCTTCTGGCCAGTAACACGTGAACAGGCGCTGGAGAACCTGGAAGACTTTCTTGAAAATAGACTGGAGAATTTCGGTGATTATCAGGACGCAATCGACTCCGACCTCAAGTTCGGCTTCCACTCACTGCTTTCATCCTCAATAAACATCGGTTTAATCACTTCAGAAGAGGTCGTGGAGAAGACTCTTGAGTCGCATGAGAAACATGATTATCCGATGAATTCTCTGGAAGGATTCTTGCGGCAGATCATCGGTTGGCGGGAGTTCATCCGGGCAATGTACGAACTGGAACCTGAGATGAGTGAAGTGAACTTCTGGGATGCAGACAACGAACTGCCTGAAGAGTTTTACACCGGCGAGACGGGCCTTCCACCTGTAGATGATTCGATTCAGCACGCTTTGGATGATGCTTACTGTCATCACATCGAGCGGTTGATGGTGCTGGGTAATGTGATGCTGTTGCTGGAGGTAGATCCTGACGAGGTCTACGACTGGTTCATGGAGATGTTTATCGACTCGTATGACTGGGTGATGGTGCCGAACATCTACGGCATGAGCCAGTACGCCTACGAAAACATGATGACCAAACCCTACATCTCATCCTCAAACTACATCAACAAAATGAGCCACTACACCGGCGGAAAATGGGAAAACCACTGGGACGGCCTCTACTGGAACTTCATATCCAAGCATGAAGAGAAGATTTCGGATATCCACAGAATGAGCTTCATGACCTCAACACTCAACAGGATGAACGAAGAAACAGTAGAAGAGCATCTGGAAAATGCTGAGAATTTCAGGAGTAACCTGTCATCTTAG
- a CDS encoding nitroreductase family protein: MDLEDAMENWSSVKKFTDEEVEREKLEKIFELTTKAPTAFNLQPYRFIVLDSEEAMEKATSSVIPVNGWIRYADKIVVLVGDEEIDVNADQVLEHKLEEGRIDEEKAENLRKMYFDYKNRDSEFMTGWLTRNTVIPATFFMLACKTHGIGSCPVRGFDQDKLSEKLDLKETERPILIFPIGYPKEEDRNWRRPGGEIFEIR, encoded by the coding sequence ATGGATCTGGAAGACGCGATGGAGAACTGGTCATCAGTCAAGAAGTTCACAGATGAAGAAGTAGAGAGGGAGAAACTGGAGAAGATCTTCGAACTGACTACGAAGGCACCGACCGCGTTCAACCTCCAACCCTACAGGTTCATCGTCCTGGACTCCGAGGAAGCAATGGAGAAAGCCACAAGCTCCGTGATACCGGTGAACGGCTGGATCAGGTACGCCGACAAGATAGTAGTCCTGGTCGGAGACGAAGAGATAGATGTGAACGCCGACCAGGTCCTGGAGCACAAACTGGAGGAAGGCAGGATCGACGAGGAGAAAGCAGAGAATCTGCGTAAAATGTACTTCGACTACAAGAACAGGGACAGCGAGTTCATGACAGGCTGGCTCACCAGAAACACCGTCATACCTGCCACATTCTTCATGCTCGCATGCAAAACACACGGAATCGGCAGCTGCCCAGTAAGAGGCTTCGACCAAGACAAACTATCCGAGAAACTAGATCTGAAGGAAACTGAAAGGCCTATCCTTATCTTCCCGATCGGATACCCGAAAGAAGAAGACAGAAACTGGAGGAGGCCTGGTGGAGAAATATTTGAAATACGATAA